A genomic stretch from Mya arenaria isolate MELC-2E11 chromosome 10, ASM2691426v1 includes:
- the LOC128205677 gene encoding multiple epidermal growth factor-like domains protein 6: MFGCVDRYAGDNCTTLCESTCKTCLQHDNLYCLACNNGYTGTTCQCPPNCNCASGSDICASCTVGYANTEHQCKCQSQYCRGDSCNECIDQTFYADNEACCKCPDTCKGGVCKSGPECISGCIDGFYGLDCSIRCSSLNANCSICNRSDGMCLECKNGLYPHGNGSCISCNSNCESKQCNSKTGICTNGCLGKFWGDKCDMQCDSNCETCQQESGICDSCYKPTVYGSYCNESCSSSCLENKCDQRSGHCSIGCEGDFFGYLCQTMCPENCQQSGTGTKCNFDGNCKFGCVDGYEGDACTKSQVCTGSSTIIALAVLSGVLGILLICTAAGCYLWSSRRSKPKEQISTIEFDQRDIDLTYEQLQGQSNEQTYRNVDDNYTVLSNVHNN; encoded by the exons ATGTTTGGTTGTGTTGATCGATACGCTGGTGACAATTGTACAACTCTCTGCGAGTCGACATGCAAAACATGTCTACAACATGATAATCTATACTGCCTGGCATGCAACAATGGATACACTGGAACAACCTGCCAATGTCCTCCTAACTGTAACTGTGCTAGTGGATCTGATATATGTGCATCATGTACGGTGGGATACGCTAATACTGAACACCAATGTAAGTGTCAGTCTCAATATTGTCGTGGGGACAGTTGTAATGAATGCATTGATCAAACGTTTTATGCTGATAATGAAGCGTGTTGTAAATGTCCAGATACTTGCAAAGGTGGTGTATGCAAGAGTGGACCTGAGTGTATATCCGGTTGCATTGATGGCTTTTACGGTCTCGATTGTTCTATACGTTGTTCGTCCTTAAATGCCAACTGTTCAATATGTAACAGGAGTGATGGTATGTGTCTTGAATGTAAAAACGGACTTTACCCGCATGGCAATGGAAGTTGTATAAGTTGCAATAGTAATTGTGAAAGCAAGCAGTGCAATTCTAAAACAGGCATATGTACAAATGGTTGTTTAGGAAAGTTTTGGGGGGATAAGTGTGACATGCAGTGCGATTCAAATTGTGAAACATGTCAGCAAGAATCCGGAATATGTGATTCGTGTTATAAACCAACTGTATATGGCTCGTATTGCAATGAATCATGCAGCTCATCCTGCCTTGAAAACAAGTGCGACCAACGATCTGGTCATTGTTCCATTGGATGCGAAGGGGATTTCTTTGGCTATCTGTGTCAAACCATGTGCCCTGAAAACTGCCAACAAAGTGGTACAGGAACGAAATGCAATTTTGATGGAAACTGTAAATTTGGCTGCGTGGATGGCTATGAAGGCGATGCCTGCACAA AATCTCAAGTTTGCACTGGTTCTTCAACAATAATTGCTCTCGCAGTTTTATCGGGAGTTTTGGGCATTTTGCTTATTTGCACAGCTGCTGGTTGCTACCTGTGGAGCAGTCGACGGTCAAAACCAAAAG aacaaaTCTCGACGATTGAGTTTGATCAGCGTGACATCGATTTAACATATGAACAGCTACAAGGACAGTCAAACGAACAAACATACAGAAATGTTGACGACAATTACACTGTGCTTTCGAATGTTCATAACAATTAG
- the LOC128205678 gene encoding protein draper-like produces the protein MVFRIVAFLSLAVACMAVTVTVNGTEVDCAPNCACCKGGQSGCGNKPSVGDNYCLAGCVDRIFSHRCKQICPGNCLSCEQAFGNPCYTCKDTFYEVNSHCNKTCSVGCDGGVCNDNGSCSSCKPNFEGNTCRKCIQGKYGATCSLDCVHENCHCTTSNGCDSCKTGFYSNNTFCQTPCSPGCRNGVCNVDGTCDCILPFHGSKCTECSAGYYGTNCDEMCSVGCDNKQCSKDGLCSCRANFNGIKCDSCADESYGENCDKICSIGCASSSCDRNNGFCECDPKFTGDKCEQCKYGFYGTALGAFVMTMDHVAHVNQILKETLVKNAFKESMAQLEQTGM, from the exons ATGGTATTTCGGATTGTTGCTTTCCTCAGCTTGGCAGTTGCATGTATGGCAG TTACTGTCACTGTTAACGGGACGGAAGTTGACTGCGCGCCAAACTGTGCTTGCTGTAAAGGTGGACAGTCAGGGTGTGGAAATAAACCTTCTGTTGGAGATAATTACTGTTTGGCTGGATGCGTTGACCGAATATTTAGTCATAGATGCAAACAAATTTGTCCCGGTAACTGCCTTTCGTGCGAACAGGCATTCGGTAACCCATGTTACACTTGCAAGGATACATTTTACGAAGTCAACAGTCACTGCAACAAGACCTGTTCTGTCGGTTGTGATGGGGGCGTTTGTAATGACAATGGATCATGTAGCTCATGTAAACCAAATTTTGAAGGAAACACTTGTCGAAAATGCATTCAAGGAAAGTACGGAGCAACTTGTTCTTTGGACTGTGTTCACGAGAATTGCCATTGTACAACTAGTAATGGATGTGATTCGTGTAAAACGGGATTTTATAGCAACAACACCTTCTGTCAAACACCTTGTTCCCCTGGATGTAGAAATGGAGTTTGTAATGTCGATGGAACTTGTGACTGTATCTTACCATTTCATGGCAGTAAATGCACTGAATGTTCGGCGGGATATTATGGAACAAACTGTGATGAAATGTGTTCCGTAGGCTGTGATAATAAACAGTGTTCAAAAGATGGCTTATGTTCCTGTAGAGCCAATTTTAATGGAATTAAATGTGATTCGTGTGCTGATGAAAGCTACGGTGAAAACTGTGATAAAATATGCAGTATCGGTTGCGCATCATCGTCATGTGATAGGAATAACGGATTCTGTGAATGTGATCCTAAATTTACTGGCGATAAATGCGAACAATGTAAATACGGCTTTTATGGAACAGCGTTGGGGGCGTTTGTAATGACAATGGATCATGTAGCTCATGTAAACCAAATTTTGAAGGAAACACTTGTCAAAAATGCATTCAAGGAAAGTATGGCACAACTTGAACAAACAGGCATGTAA